Sequence from the Pseudomonas sp. 7SR1 genome:
CCCTGCGACAAAGCGCCACGCCTGACCGCGTGGCGTTGCCATCTGTCTTCTCAATACAGCCACGGCACCGAATTTCTTGTTATAAACGCATTCCGATAACCGCCTGGCGCCTGTCAGACGGCTTTTAAAGGGGGTGTCGGATATTTTCCCTATGTTTTCAGTTGCTGAGGCTTCGACTCGGCCTTAGACTGCCGCCCCTCGTAAATTGAGTGCCGGGTGGCGCTTGGAATAAACGGCGCCTTCCCGATGAGCGTGGCAGCTTAGTGCGGGACGCTCCATAATTCGCCTTAATGCACGTTTTTTTATAGAGAAATCAATGACAAAGGAAAAGTTGCTGGCCATGCCGGCGGATGACTACATGAATGCCGAGCAGCTGGCTTTCTTCACCAAGCTGTTGCAGAACATGAAAGTCGAAACCCACGAGCGCATCGAACAGAACCGAATCGCCATTGAAAGTCTGGATTCCCCGGCTGACCCCGCAGACGCTGCTTCCGTAGAAGAAGAGCGTACCTGGCTGGTCAACGCCATCGACCGTGACCAGCGCATGCTGCCCCAGCTGGAGCAAGCCCTGGACCGTATCAACGACGACAGCTTCGGCTGGTGTGATGACAGCGGCGAGCCGATCGGCCTCAAGCGCCTGCTGATCAGCCCGACCACCAAATACTGCATCGAAGCCCAGGAACGTCACG
This genomic interval carries:
- a CDS encoding TraR/DksA family transcriptional regulator; the encoded protein is MTKEKLLAMPADDYMNAEQLAFFTKLLQNMKVETHERIEQNRIAIESLDSPADPADAASVEEERTWLVNAIDRDQRMLPQLEQALDRINDDSFGWCDDSGEPIGLKRLLISPTTKYCIEAQERHEQIDKHQRQA